DNA sequence from the Candidatus Brocadia sp. genome:
TACCGGCATTTTAATGCCGCAGTCACAATAGATGCGGCCAGGGCTTACAAGCGGCATCTTGAAAATGGTGGAAAGATGTTTTTAACAATGGGCGGTGCAATGAGCACCGCCGAACTCGGACTTTCCCTTGCGGAGATGATTCGTCAGGATAAGGTTCACGGTATCTGCTGTACCGGTGCAAATCTTGAGGAAGATGTCTTCAATCTGGTTGCACACAACCATTACGTACGTATTCCAAACTATCGTGAGTTAACCCCCGGAGACGAGGAAAATTTATTTAAGCAACATCTGAATCGTGTAACCGACACCTGCATCCCTGAGGCAGAAGCGTTGAGGCGTATTGAAAACGCAATGCTTGAAGAGTGGACCGATGCCGATTGTCGGGGTGAGCGTTTTTTCCCGCACGAGTTTATGTTCAAGGTTCTGCTGAGTGGAAAGCTCAGGGAATATTATCAAAGCGACCCGCGAGATAGCTGGCTGATGGAAGCAGCGATCCGAAATCTACCCATTTTTGTCCCGGGCTGGGAAGATTCAACGCTCGGTAACATGTACGCCGCACACTGTATTTCCGGTGAAATCAGGAATATCCACACGGTTAAAACGGGGATAGAGTATATGGTCTTGTTGGCCGAATGGTACATGCAGATCGTCCCGAAGGGACTGGGCTTTTTTCAAATCGGCGGTGGCATTGCAGGAGATTTCCCCATCTGTGTGGTGCCGATGCTTCATCAGGACCTGAGACGCCCTGAAGTGCCACTTTGGGCATATTTTTGTCAAATCAGCGATTCAACGACAAGCTACGGATCATATTCTGGCGCAGTGCCAAATGAAAAGATTACCTGGGGCAAGCTCGGCAAGGACTCCCCAAAGTTCATCATCGAATCAGACGCTACCATCGTTGCGCCACTCATTTTTGCTTATGTGCTGGGATGGTAAATGCCAGTCATTCAATACATGAAAAAGTAAGAATGATAACCAGGGATCATGGATGCCACTTTTTGATATTTGAATTTCTGCCTGATTTATTCCAGTATTGCATTGTGTATTTCAATAAAGAAACTTTTAAGACTGGATCTCCCGATATATTTCAGTGCAGATAATTTTTATAGCCCTAATAATATAAATGTTTTACAAAGGAGACGGCAAATTGTTTTAAAAAAAGGAATTGATTTTGCGCGTATTGCAGAATCAATAATCGGCCTATAGAATAAAAAAGAGAAACGATAGAGAAGAAATTATACCAAATATTTCGGTTCAACCTAGGACGGTTGAACCAGTGAGGTCTTTGAAGGCGTATTCCCAATTTTTCCGGTGAAATTTCTGTGATCAATCTTTTTAAGCGCATATAGCTGTGAGCAATACGAACAAGATTCTTGCCTGTATTCAAATCCTCATTTTTCTCAGCCACACATTGTGTGGCAGTGGCATCAACTTCAATGTTTCAGTGAAATCCGGCGAATTTCCCTGTAAAGATCACGAGTGTGGCTGTAAATCGGCATCTGATTGCAGGACGAATTGCTGTTGTTCACCACAGGGAAATTATGCAAAATCTCACCATGACGCAAAGAAACAGAAAAACGGCTTTCAATCATTCATCAGCAGCCTGATGTGTAAATCCGGTAGTGATGGAATCAGCGTGATAAACACCGAACTGAAATATGTCCTGGAAGATGATTTTGTAATTCCCCAAATAGCATTTTTGTATTTTCTTGCCAGCGATATCATGGTGCACATCTGTGAACCTATGGTATCACCTCCCGAAAAACCCCCGCGCTGTCCCGTATAAAGTCCAACCAGCAGATAAAGTAAACGCTTATAGGCGCTGTATCCGGGGATATTAGCACGAAAAACTCCGCTTTACGATTTGCTTTGTTGTTCCTCGGAATGCTATCCCCTGTCGGCTTCTTTAACGTATGGGAATTTCAATTACCCCCATAATCTTCCCTTAAGCGAGGGAGACAGGGGGGGAGTTGCCGAAGGCATAATTTAAGCGTTTACTCTCAATCAATTTGCTCAACGATTTATGTATTAAGGGAAAAGATCATGCAGGCAAAGAGCCGTTTTGTTTAGCGGATTCTCCATCATTCATGACGGAAACGCCTTCCGTGAGCTGCCTTGTAAATTGATTGTAAAGTGTGAGATGAACACCGGGAATTTTATAATTTAAAAAAATGGAGAAATGAACTTATGATAAATCGTAAAGGTTACCTTGCCATTATCGCAATGATTGGAACAATGATAACTTCAGGAAATGTTATGGCTCATACAACGGTCATGTCAAAAAATACCCCTACGAATTACAGCTCCCGCGACGAGCTTGAAGGAACGACGGGCCTCAACAACTTTAGTATCCCTCACGGCTGTGATGGTCAACCCGTGAGGGCAATGAGCATTGTGTTCCCCAATGGAGCAGACTCTCTTGCCGAACGCACAGACACAAAAGAGTCAGTAACTCTTTCGGACCATATAACGGGCAACGCTGTGATGGGTGCAAGTCCTGCCGTAAACAGCCTTTTCAAAAAAATCAACAAACTGGTCGGAACCGTCCCGTCCTTTATCTCACACGGTGAGGAAAAAACGGAGGATGTCAGGGCATTTGTCTTCACAAACGGCTCATTAAAGGATGGTTTTACGGGGCTTATCCCATGGCGTGCAACCTTTCCTGTGTTTAAAGCAGATTCCTGCGCAACGGCGATGACCGTATACATTGCCATTGCCAACTATTGCACAAAATCTAAGAATGAAAATGACGATGACCGCGCCGATATATGGATGGGTCGTTTAACAGAAAAATTTAATGATCCGGACGTCGTATCGGTGGGTTTCTGGCCCTATCTGAGGGTTGTAAGAGACCTGGAAAAGAATCCCCTCCCTGAGGGTTGTGGCGAAGGATTTGAGATTAGCGTATATCCTTCCGACGAAGCAATTGATGAATTTCTGCCGGTCGCGGGATATTGGCCGGGAGGTGGCAACGGCGGCAATCATGGAGGACACGGAGGTGATGGAGGGCACGGTGGCCATAATCACTAATGCTGTTACCGCGGGGCTTCTATGGTTTGTGAGAGTACTGCATCTCCCCGGCAAGGTGATGAGAGAGAAACTCCCTTGTATTTAAAGGGGGACGTCGGGTGGCACGGACAAACTTGCTTCTTTTTTGGTAAGTATTTACATCCCCTTCATCGTTCGACTGAGCACTCACGACGAAGTCCCCTCCATGCGAAGGAGGAACAAGAAAATATTATTTATTATTTTTACCTCCCCTTTCATCCCCTCCTTGCGAAGGAGGGGAAAGAGGGGCGGTTGTTTTTGGTTGCGGCCATGCTGCGCGAGGTAATAACAGTAAATGCTTCGCCTCTCTGTAAATGCTGAAAATCTGTTTAAATAAAATTCCACTGCAATCACGCTATCATGCGCTTAATAAAAAAAAGAAAAAGGTATGTATGAAAATTTCGGCTATAGCTCTTTTATTTTTAGTCTTTACCTGTAAAACTATTTATGCCCACGGCGAATGTTGCCTTCCACGATCCTTTGCGGAGGCGACAATCTCGGGTGTAATCCTTGCGCCAAATTTTGCGCTTGGTGGCAAAAAATTACCGAAGGTCTAATTTAAGACGAAATACTTGACCAATATTGAGTAACAATATACAATTTTGAGTTAATCAGAAATCTCTTTGTTTATTGCCAGTCGTTTATGATGTTTTCTTATTTGGCAAATTTATTCAGGCTATGAAACAAACTTCGTCTTATTATCCAAGGATACTGATAGCTGGTACGCATAGCGGTGTGGGTAAGACGACCATTACCCTTGGCTTAATGTCTGTCTTGGAGGAAAAAGGATACAAGGTACAGGGCTTTAAGGTCGGTCCTGATTATATCGATCCATCGCATCATATGGCCATTACAGGACGACCGTCTCGTAACCTGGATACATGGCTGATGAATCGTGATGTGTGTCTGGAATTATTCGAACATGCCTTTATGGGATCGAATATGGCAGTGATTGAGGGAGTGATGGGGTTATATGACGGCAGTCTTGATGGGTCGGAATTTGGGAGCACAGCGCATCTTGCCAAGATATTGGATGTGCCTGCGATATTGGTAATGGACGCAAAGGGGATGTCACGCAGTGCAGGTGCAATTGTATTGGGGTATAAACATTTTGATAAAGATGTAAAAATACAAGGAGTAATCCTGAACAGAGTTGGGAGTGAGCGGCACTATACGTCTCTTAAAAAATCTATTGAAGACAATTGCAATATCCCTGTATTGGGATATCTGCCTTTTGATGGAGAAATACTACTGCCAGAGCGACACCTTGGTTTAGTGCCGTCAATAGAACAGGAGTTCTCAAAGGCTGCGTATCAAAAAATCGGGAATTTGTTGTCGACCACTGTGGATATCGATACACTGATCGGTATTGCGTCCTCCCCAAATAATCTTCCTTCATTTAAGAAGACGGTATTCTCTGAGATTAATGAGCGATTTAATTTTAGAATTGCCGTTGCTGTGGATGAAGCATTTAATTTTTATTATCAGGACAATCTTGACCTTCTTGAGTTATACGGGGCTGAGCTAGCGTATTTTAGTCCACTGTATGATAAATATCTGCCTGCGGGCATTCATGGTTTGTATCTGGGGGGTGGCTTTCCTGAATTACATGCCGCTTTGCTTGCATCGAATACCACTATGAAAGAATCCATACGAAAAGCGCACAAGAATGGTGTGGTTATTTATGGAGAGTGCGGAGGAATGATGTATCTGCTTGAACAGTTGATAGATTTTAAAAAGAAGACATACGAGATGTGTGGAATACTGAAAGGGATGACAAAAATGGAGAACAAGAGGCAGGGATTGGGCTACATTACAGTTCAGGCGATACACGATAATCTCCTGTGTGAAAAAGGTGATAGATTTAAGGCCCACGAATTTCACTGGTCATCACTGCATGTGCCCGAAGATACACGATTTGCTTATGCAATTTCTAAATGCAATGACAAAAAATCAAGGTTTGATGGTCTCATTGCTGACAGGGTGCTGGGTTCTTATACCCACGTCCACTTTGCAACTGATCCTGGACTTGTGAAACACTTTTTACGCTTTATGGGAAGTGCTTAGTTTTTCATCTTCATGAAATAAATCACATCTTGGTTAACAATGATAAAATGGAAGGGGTAATTTTATGAAGCGGAACAATCGTATCGACCGCACCCAATTTGATTGCTTCCTTGGGCATGCCAAATACCACACAACTTTCTTCATCCTGAGCCATTGTTTTAGCACCCGCCTCCTTCATTTTCAGGAGACCACCTGCACCGTCATCACCCATACCAGTCATAATTACACCGACGGCATTGCTCCCTGCATATTTTGCAACTGAATCAAATAAGACTTCTACAGAGGGTCTATGACGACGAACAGGCGGTTCCTGGTTTGTCGTCACATAATATCGGGCGCCATTTCTTCGTAATTCCATATGATAATTTCCTGGCGCAATCAGCACCAGGCCAGGAATAATACTATCGCCATCCTTAGCCTCTCTCACTTCGACAGAACAAAGAGAATTCAAACGGTCAGCAAATGATTTTGTAAACAATTGTGGCATATGCTGCACAATCAATATTCCCGGCGCATTCGGAGGCATCTGCATCAGCACCGTCTTGAGCGCTTCCGTTCCACCTGTAGACGCCCCAATTGCAATAATCTTGTGCGTGCTATTGATCAATGCATGGCTCGTCTCTGTGTGCATGGCAGTGGTATTTTTACTGCCGGTATTTTTAAAATATTCTTTCTTCTTAACTTTAACTCCTGCTGATTCTTTTATCTTTTCTGCTAATTCGGTTACTATCTCATAGAGAGTGTGTGAAACATCCAGTGATGGTTTCGCGACAAAATCCAGTGCGCCTACTTCTAAAGCCTTCAACGTAGTTTCGCAACCTGCCTGTGTCAATGAGCTAACCATAATGACCGGTAACGGATAGTATGTCATTAATCTTTGCAAGAAGGAGATGCCATCCATTCTGGGCATTTCTATATCAAGGGTAATTACATCAGGTTTTAGATTTATGATTTTGTCCCTGGCAATAAATGGGTCCGCTGCGGTTCCCACGACTTCAATTCCGTGATCCCTGCTTAAACCTGTAGATAATATTTTTCTGACCACAGCTGAATCATCCACAATCAATACCTTTATTTTTTTTAGCATGTTAAGCCTCCTTACTTGCATCTTTGATTTGAAATTGAGTTACTTCTGATAAATTGTGGGTCGTACGTACCGGAATCTGGTTTCAGTGCCGGCAAGGCTTTCAGAATGACCTACGAAAAGATACCCATTAGGGGTAAGGTGCTTGTAAAATTTTGATACCAACTCAGTCTGGGTTTGTTTATTAAAATAGATCATTACATTTCTGCAAAATATAAAATCAAATTGTCCTTTGAAAGGAAAGGTTTTATCGGTAAGATTAAGCCTCCTGAATGCGATCAGGTTTCTTAAGAAATCTTTTATTTGATAATGATCTTTGAAATTGTGTGCTCCCCTTTCGAAATAGGTGTTTAGCATTTGAAGGGGAATACCCTTTAACCGGTCTTTTGCGTATATTCCCTGCATGGCCTTTTTTAAAACCCGGGTCGACAAATCGGTAGCTAATAATTTTATATCCCATTCGTAGAGCTCTTTTATGCATTCTGCCAGTATCATTGAAATACTGTATGGCTCTTCACCGGTTGAGCAGCCTGCGCACCATATCCTGATCTTTTTTTCCTTTTTTTTTCTTTTATCTTCCACTAAGAAAGGAATTACCTTTTCTGAAAGGAAATCAAAATGTGCTGCTTCTCTGAAAAATTCCGTGAGGTTTGTAGAGATGCAATCAAGCATACTGATCAGTTCTTCACCCGTTGTATCTGCTTCGGTAACGTATTTATAGTATTCTTTAAATGAGGTCAACGATCTTTCTCGTAAGCGCTTCATTAATCGGGATTTCAACAACTCTTTTTTTGCCGGGGTAAGATTTATTCCGCTTTCGTCATAGATTAAGCGCTGGAAAAGAGAAAATTCTTTATCGTTGATATCGATGTCCATAGGTATTTTCCTTAAAAACCTTAAATAGCATCTAAAGAAAGCAGGAAGATCAGGAATATTATTCTGTAAAAATTACTCTTTTGATTTCCAAAATTGGTTTTGCATAGTTTAAGATCAAGCCGTGTCTTTGTCTAACTGCTTTCAAATAGGAACGAAC
Encoded proteins:
- a CDS encoding deoxyhypusine synthase codes for the protein MKTDFIRPGLTKVTIAHEDKYETTKDPITQFMSHHYRHFNAAVTIDAARAYKRHLENGGKMFLTMGGAMSTAELGLSLAEMIRQDKVHGICCTGANLEEDVFNLVAHNHYVRIPNYRELTPGDEENLFKQHLNRVTDTCIPEAEALRRIENAMLEEWTDADCRGERFFPHEFMFKVLLSGKLREYYQSDPRDSWLMEAAIRNLPIFVPGWEDSTLGNMYAAHCISGEIRNIHTVKTGIEYMVLLAEWYMQIVPKGLGFFQIGGGIAGDFPICVVPMLHQDLRRPEVPLWAYFCQISDSTTSYGSYSGAVPNEKITWGKLGKDSPKFIIESDATIVAPLIFAYVLGW
- a CDS encoding cobyrinate a,c-diamide synthase is translated as MKQTSSYYPRILIAGTHSGVGKTTITLGLMSVLEEKGYKVQGFKVGPDYIDPSHHMAITGRPSRNLDTWLMNRDVCLELFEHAFMGSNMAVIEGVMGLYDGSLDGSEFGSTAHLAKILDVPAILVMDAKGMSRSAGAIVLGYKHFDKDVKIQGVILNRVGSERHYTSLKKSIEDNCNIPVLGYLPFDGEILLPERHLGLVPSIEQEFSKAAYQKIGNLLSTTVDIDTLIGIASSPNNLPSFKKTVFSEINERFNFRIAVAVDEAFNFYYQDNLDLLELYGAELAYFSPLYDKYLPAGIHGLYLGGGFPELHAALLASNTTMKESIRKAHKNGVVIYGECGGMMYLLEQLIDFKKKTYEMCGILKGMTKMENKRQGLGYITVQAIHDNLLCEKGDRFKAHEFHWSSLHVPEDTRFAYAISKCNDKKSRFDGLIADRVLGSYTHVHFATDPGLVKHFLRFMGSA
- a CDS encoding chemotaxis response regulator protein-glutamate methylesterase gives rise to the protein MLKKIKVLIVDDSAVVRKILSTGLSRDHGIEVVGTAADPFIARDKIINLKPDVITLDIEMPRMDGISFLQRLMTYYPLPVIMVSSLTQAGCETTLKALEVGALDFVAKPSLDVSHTLYEIVTELAEKIKESAGVKVKKKEYFKNTGSKNTTAMHTETSHALINSTHKIIAIGASTGGTEALKTVLMQMPPNAPGILIVQHMPQLFTKSFADRLNSLCSVEVREAKDGDSIIPGLVLIAPGNYHMELRRNGARYYVTTNQEPPVRRHRPSVEVLFDSVAKYAGSNAVGVIMTGMGDDGAGGLLKMKEAGAKTMAQDEESCVVFGMPKEAIKLGAVDTIVPLHKITPSILSLLTKM
- a CDS encoding protein-glutamate O-methyltransferase CheR, with protein sequence MDIDINDKEFSLFQRLIYDESGINLTPAKKELLKSRLMKRLRERSLTSFKEYYKYVTEADTTGEELISMLDCISTNLTEFFREAAHFDFLSEKVIPFLVEDKRKKKEKKIRIWCAGCSTGEEPYSISMILAECIKELYEWDIKLLATDLSTRVLKKAMQGIYAKDRLKGIPLQMLNTYFERGAHNFKDHYQIKDFLRNLIAFRRLNLTDKTFPFKGQFDFIFCRNVMIYFNKQTQTELVSKFYKHLTPNGYLFVGHSESLAGTETRFRYVRPTIYQK